A genomic window from Salvia hispanica cultivar TCC Black 2014 chromosome 5, UniMelb_Shisp_WGS_1.0, whole genome shotgun sequence includes:
- the LOC125189909 gene encoding GATA zinc finger domain-containing protein 14-like has product MADQGEDDPELATLTAHADGDPPQAIVVTPGQTACDVKPHAQRRPAGASEDDYRLKALPFVLKGEANTWFMRLPANSINTWADFKSVFLAEFFPSSKTSALKRKISCIRQEYDETLSEYWEKYMSLLESCPNHRMKEIEVHHTFYEGMNKETKDLANSSSGGDFTQLRVSEAKKVLRKLLNAKKTYDNARDGYSRERNTPPPSPTGGKEAPELPYDQPDNSPDVEQANAAGYYNSNDNWIPGRQRDAPWRDHQNFRWEDGNQNQNQNQAPNQPNPHPNQNSNRGPTNPDYQSNWAGRNQHPQNQNPQNQNPNPAYVPPHQQNNQNQNQNQFNPGPQHNSHNQNQNQYQNNHDQYNPPAQYNQYPHN; this is encoded by the exons ATGGCTGACCAAGGTGAGGACGATCCCGAGCTCGCAACACTTACCGCACATGCCGACGGAGATCCCCCACAAGCCATAGTGGTCACCCCAGGCCAGACCGCCTGTGATGTGAAACCCCAC GCGCAGAGGCGGCCAGCAGGAGCAAGCGAGGACGACTACAGACTGAAGGCCCTACCTTTTGTCCTAAAGGGAGAGGCCAACACTTGGTTCATGCGCCTGCCAGCCAACTCTATCAATACATGGGCCGATTTCAAGTCAGTTTTCCTAGCCGAGTTTTTCCCGTCTTCAAAGACAAGtgcattgaagaggaaaatatcatgcataaggcaagaatatgatgaaaccCTGAGCGAGTACTGGGAGAAGTACATGAGTCTTCTGGAGTCATGccccaaccatcgcatgaaggagatagaggtgcACCACACTTTCTATGAGGGGATGAACAAGGAAACCAAGGATCTGGCGAATTCATCATCTGGAGGCGATTTCACCCAGTTGAGAGTCAGTGAAGCCAAAAAGGTGTTACGCAAGCTGTTAAATGCGAAGAAGACGTACGACAACGCAAGGGATGGGTACAGCAGAGAAAGG aacactccaccaccttctccgaCTGGAGGCAAAGAGGCCCCAGAACTACCATATGATCAGCCGGACAACTCGCCAGATGTGGAGCAAGCAAATGCCGCAGGATACTACAATTCCAACGACAATTGGATTCCGGGTAGGCAGAGGGATGCACCATGGAGGGACCACCAAAATTTCCGATGGGAAGAtggaaatcagaatcagaaccaaaatcagGCTCCAAATCAACCCAACCCCCACCCGAACCAAAATTCCAACCGTGGCCCAACAAACCCTGACTACCAGTCTAACTGGGCAGGAAGAAATCAGCATCCTCAGAACCAAAACCCTCAAAACCAGAACCCGAACCCTGCCTATGTGCCACCCCATCAGCAAAACAACCAGaaccaaaaccagaaccaATTTAACCCAGGGCCTCAACATAACAGCcacaaccaaaaccaaaatcagtaCCAGAACAACCACGACCAGTACAACCCTCCTGCCCAGTATAATCAGTACCCACATAActaa